ATCTTTACGATCGTGGCGTGAGCTCAAATGTGATGGGGACGTGATGTGTATTATTCCATACCTCAATATCAGTAATAatttatttgtatttttttAGATAACATTTTGGACAAAATGGGTAAAGGATGTAAGTTTTATTTAATATATTAGACTGTCACACGGCGCATTTAAACTCGCGTTACGTCAACAACGTCCATACCCTCGTTTACATCTTCTGACACAAATTTTCAGTTCGGGTTCTTAACTTAATTAAGCCTGTAATGCCCATTCTCCCGGAGGTAAAAACTCCCACGAGAAAGGTAAGAATGTAGTAGCCAATATAACGCTTCGTAGGTATTATTCAAGGAAATGGTCATGTGGACAGGAATGTCGCTCTTCATATTTTTGGTGTGCTGCCAAATACCAATCTATGGAGCAATTACCAACAAATCATCTGATCCGTTTTATTGGATGAGAGTTATTCTGGCTTCCAACCGCGGAACTCTCATGGAGCTGGGCATTTCCCCAATTGTCACCTCCTCTATGGTCATGCAACTTTTAGCTGGTTCCAAGATCATAGATATCGATCAATCTCTCAAAGAAGATCGTGATTTGTATCAAGCTGCagaaaaatgtttgttttcGTATCCATGTACATTTCACTTCATCCGCATTATTTACACACATTTGCAGTGCTTGGTTTGCTTGTGACTCTTGGAGAAGCTGTTGCGTATGTCATCAGTGGTATGTATGGTGATGTCTCAGAAATCGGAGTTGTTAAATCGGTATTAATCATACTCCAGCTCTTCTTTGCTGGTGTGGTTGTCATTTTGTTCGATGAAATGTTGCAAAAGGGTTATGGATTGGGATCTGGTATATCTCTTTTCATCGCAACAAACATCTGTGAGACCATTTTGTGGAAAGCCTTTAGTCCCACCACCATCAGCACGGACAAGGGTACTGAATTTGAGGGTGCTCTCATATCCTTGTTCTATTGCTTTTTCGCAAAGGAAAACCGCCTTTCTGCATTTAAGGAGGCATTTTACAGGAGCCATGCACCAAACGTTACCAATTTGCTTGCGACAGCTCTTATTTTTGTAATTGTTATTTACCTTCAAGGATTCAGGGTTGACTTGCCCATCAAGTACCAGAATATGCGTGGGCAAAGGGGAACCTATCCTATCAAGCTCTTTTATACCTCTAACATTCCAATCATTCTCCAAACCGCCTTGGTGTCCAACCTGTATTTCTTCTCCCAACTTATCTACAGGAGATACAAGGGCAATATCTTTGCAAACATTCTTGGACAATGGCAAGAAACTGAGCATGGATCTTCCATTCCAATTGGTGGCATAGCCTACTACCTATCACCTCCAGTGACATTCAAGGATATTATCAACGATCCAATTCACACATTGGTTTATATAACATTCGTCTTGGTATCGTGCGCCATCTTCTCAAAAACTTGGATCGAAATCTCTGGAAGTTCCGCCAAGGACGTTGCAAGGCAACTCAGAGATCAGAGAATTGGTATGGTCGGACATAGGGATTCATCTCCATCCCTAACAAAGGTATTCAGCAGGTATGTACCAACTGCTGCCGCATTCGGTGGTATGTGCATTGGCGCACTAACAATCCTCGCCGACTTTTTGGGAGCTCTCGGAAGTGGTACTGGTATCTTGCTTGCTGTCACAATTATATATCAATACTATGAAATTATGATTAGAGAGCAAGAGAGATCAGGATCGCTACTCTACTCTTAATTTTTTAAATTGCGATTTATTGATGTGTAAATAGATTTGCATCTTCAATGCGGATTGTTTTTACGATTGATTCGAACAAAAGTTCCTGTTCTGAGGCATTCTCACTAGCAGGGAATGTGTATGTAACCAAAAATTCGGAATTGTGTTCTGTAGCGAGTGTGTAAATATGTACAACAAACTTGGAATTCTGAGAATATACATTAAAACTGAGACATCCTCCCATGATTCATCTGTTTTGAACTTTCTTCTAGATACGTTCATATTTCCAGTGGCAATAATAGCTCTGGAGTAGGTAGATAACCTACAGGTGCTGTGCTGTCTACAGGACCACAAACCCAATGTTAACGTCTCCAACGACCTTACAGGTGCATATTTGTGATCTTCTGGCCTCGTTACACACTGAGAGATCTTGGAAGAGATGACTGAAAGTGTAATTTAAATTACTACGACCCT
Above is a window of Theileria equi strain WA chromosome 2 map unlocalized gcontig_1105316255051, whole genome shotgun sequence DNA encoding:
- a CDS encoding protein transport protein Sec61, putative (encoded by transcript BEWA_045060A), with product MGKGFRVLNLIKPVMPILPEVKTPTRKVLFKEMVMWTGMSLFIFLVCCQIPIYGAITNKSSDPFYWMRVILASNRGTLMELGISPIVTSSMVMQLLAGSKIIDIDQSLKEDRDLYQAAEKLLGLLVTLGEAVAYVISGMYGDVSEIGVVKSVLIILQLFFAGVVVILFDEMLQKGYGLGSGISLFIATNICETILWKAFSPTTISTDKGTEFEGALISLFYCFFAKENRLSAFKEAFYRSHAPNVTNLLATALIFVIVIYLQGFRVDLPIKYQNMRGQRGTYPIKLFYTSNIPIILQTALVSNLYFFSQLIYRRYKGNIFANILGQWQETEHGSSIPIGGIAYYLSPPVTFKDIINDPIHTLVYITFVLVSCAIFSKTWIEISGSSAKDVARQLRDQRIGMVGHRDSSPSLTKVFSRYVPTAAAFGGMCIGALTILADFLGALGSGTGILLAVTIIYQYYEIMIREQERSGSLLYS
- a CDS encoding conserved hypothetical protein (encoded by transcript BEWA_045070A); protein product: MSSITVKLYGGAITCRLPPAFQDLSLYVPVPDHQEVYLQHIGSTNTSTQSDCVLTFEILQYLEGMDDLSAGSHLFQDLSVCNEARRSQICTCKVVGDVNIGLSTYSRAIIATGNMNVSRRKFKTDESWEDVSVLMYILRIPSLLYIFTHSLQNTIPNFWLHTHSLLVRMPQNRNFCSNQS